Proteins co-encoded in one Armatimonadota bacterium genomic window:
- a CDS encoding ATP-dependent DNA ligase translates to MRYRELAEAYARIEATTARLAMTRLLADLFRATPKRVLPLVVYLTQGQLAPGFAGLDVGVAEKLAVRAVAQAAGVAPEEVARRLARAGDLGTVAEALLERVRPAGPALTVEHVHKTLEAAARATGKGAQAAKLAAIADLLRRATPLEAKYLVRTVTGKLRLGVGDMTVLDALAEVFGGGRPARTALERAYNLTSDLGYVAATVARGGLAAVRKVHVVVGKPIRPMLAERLADPREILAKLGGRCAAEYKYDGERLQIHKQGTQVELYSRRLERITTQYPDVVALVRRHVKAKDAILEGEVVAVDPDTGDLRPFQDLMRRRRKYGIEEAMAALPAAVYAFDLLYVDGQDLTEQPYSERRRRLERTIAPNDRFHLATGREVTSVEALEEFFQQAVADGCEGLICKAAGGVYQAGARGWLWIKFKREYRSELTDTVDLVVVGALHGRGRRAGTYGALLMAAYDAPSGTFPTVCKLGSGFTDEFLRTLPDLLRPHLRPERPARVDSRLVPDRWVEPALVFEVIGAEITLSPIHTAGWGAVRAGAGLAIRFPRFVRVRDDKGPTDATTVAELLAMYRERLKRAAS, encoded by the coding sequence ATGCGCTACCGGGAGCTGGCCGAGGCCTACGCCCGCATCGAGGCCACCACCGCGCGGCTGGCTATGACGCGCCTGCTCGCCGACCTGTTCCGCGCGACGCCCAAACGCGTGCTCCCCCTGGTCGTCTACCTCACCCAGGGCCAGCTCGCCCCGGGCTTTGCCGGCCTCGACGTCGGCGTAGCCGAGAAGCTGGCGGTGCGGGCCGTGGCCCAGGCCGCAGGTGTGGCGCCCGAGGAAGTCGCCCGGCGCCTGGCCCGCGCCGGAGACCTCGGCACGGTGGCCGAGGCGCTGCTCGAGCGGGTGCGTCCTGCCGGACCGGCCCTCACGGTCGAGCACGTCCACAAGACGCTGGAAGCCGCAGCACGCGCCACGGGCAAGGGCGCGCAGGCCGCCAAGCTCGCCGCCATCGCCGACCTGCTGCGCCGGGCCACACCCCTGGAAGCCAAGTACCTGGTGCGCACCGTGACCGGCAAGTTGCGCCTGGGCGTCGGCGACATGACGGTGCTGGACGCGCTGGCGGAGGTGTTCGGCGGCGGCCGCCCCGCCCGCACCGCGCTGGAGCGCGCCTACAACCTCACCTCCGACCTCGGCTACGTGGCCGCCACGGTGGCGCGGGGCGGGCTGGCTGCCGTGCGCAAGGTCCATGTCGTGGTGGGCAAGCCGATCCGCCCGATGCTGGCCGAGCGGCTCGCCGATCCCCGCGAGATCCTGGCCAAGCTCGGCGGCCGCTGCGCGGCCGAGTACAAGTACGACGGCGAGCGGCTGCAGATCCACAAGCAGGGCACCCAGGTCGAGCTCTACTCGCGCCGGCTGGAACGCATCACCACCCAGTACCCCGACGTCGTGGCCCTGGTGCGCCGTCACGTCAAGGCGAAGGACGCCATCCTGGAGGGCGAGGTCGTGGCTGTCGACCCCGACACCGGCGACCTGCGCCCCTTCCAGGACCTGATGCGCCGCCGCCGCAAGTACGGTATCGAGGAAGCGATGGCCGCGCTGCCTGCAGCCGTGTACGCGTTCGACCTGCTCTACGTCGACGGCCAGGATCTAACCGAGCAGCCGTACAGTGAGCGGCGGCGGCGGCTCGAGCGGACCATCGCCCCCAACGACCGGTTCCACCTCGCCACCGGACGCGAAGTGACGTCGGTGGAGGCCCTCGAGGAGTTCTTCCAGCAGGCCGTCGCCGATGGCTGCGAGGGCCTGATCTGCAAGGCGGCGGGCGGTGTCTACCAGGCCGGCGCCCGCGGGTGGCTGTGGATCAAGTTCAAGCGCGAGTACCGCAGCGAGCTGACCGACACGGTCGACCTGGTCGTCGTCGGGGCGCTACACGGGCGCGGCCGCCGCGCCGGCACCTACGGCGCGCTGCTCATGGCCGCCTACGATGCGCCGTCGGGCACGTTCCCCACGGTCTGCAAGCTCGGCTCGGGGTTCACCGACGAGTTCCTGCGCACGCTGCCCGATCTCTTGCGCCCGCACCTGCGGCCCGAGCGCCCCGCCCGGGTCGACAGTCGTCTGGTCCCCGACCGGTGGGTCGAACCGGCGCTGGTGTTCGAGGTGATCGGCGCGGAGATCACCTTGAGCCCCATCCACACCGCGGGGTGGGGAGCCGTCCGGGCGGGCGCGGGGCTCGCCATTCGGTTCCCGCGGTTCGTGCGCGTGCGGGACGACAAGGGCCCCACCGACGCCACCACGGTGGCCGAGCTCCTCGCCATGTACCGGGAGCGCCTGAAGAGAGCCGCATCCTGA
- a CDS encoding methylated-DNA--[protein]-cysteine S-methyltransferase, translating into MTDAKRPHRVLARDATGDRRSAPDVRIRFTTLGVPLGRLLIAATDRGVCAVRMGDNDAALTRGLAREHPHATLVRDDRGLRQWARAVLTYLRGRRPHLALPLDVRGTAFQQRVWRALQRIGYGETRTYGQIARAVGDSRAARAVARACATNPVALVIPCHRVVRGDGQPGGYRWGARRKRWLLAREAMRRRGRGVAFQRAGMHSGAGGAPALSARRTSSQDFAT; encoded by the coding sequence ATGACCGACGCGAAGCGCCCGCACCGCGTGCTGGCGCGTGACGCGACAGGCGACCGGCGGAGCGCACCCGACGTGCGAATCCGATTCACCACGCTCGGCGTGCCCCTGGGCCGCCTGCTGATCGCCGCCACCGACCGCGGCGTGTGCGCGGTGCGGATGGGCGACAACGACGCTGCGCTGACGCGGGGGCTGGCGCGGGAACACCCGCACGCGACGCTCGTGCGCGACGATCGCGGGCTGCGCCAATGGGCCCGCGCCGTCCTGACCTACCTCAGGGGCCGGCGGCCGCACCTGGCGCTCCCCCTGGACGTGCGCGGCACGGCGTTCCAGCAACGGGTGTGGCGGGCACTGCAGCGCATCGGGTATGGCGAGACCCGCACCTACGGGCAGATCGCGCGGGCCGTCGGCGATTCCAGGGCCGCCCGCGCCGTCGCCCGTGCGTGCGCCACGAACCCGGTGGCGCTGGTCATCCCCTGTCACCGCGTGGTGCGCGGCGACGGCCAGCCCGGCGGGTACCGATGGGGTGCGCGGCGGAAGCGCTGGCTGCTGGCCCGCGAGGCCATGAGGCGCCGCGGTCGCGGTGTAGCGTTCCAACGCGCTGGCATGCACAGCGGCGCCGGGGGCGCGCCCGCGCTCAGCGCCCGCAGGACGTCGTCGCAGGACTTCGCCACTTGA